The genomic DNA CTATTTCGGCATCAATTTTATCCTGCTGATGTTTACTTACATATTAGTCTATATGCTGGAAAAGACATTCGGTTATGTGTCCAGCATTACGTTGGTCGAACTCTCCAACATCAATACGCCGATCCTAAAAAAGCTGTCCGAAATATCTCCGGGAACCTTCCAACATTCTTTGCAGATGTCGATCTTAGCGTCGGAAGCGGCTGCCGCTATCGGAGCAAACGCGCAGCTCGTACGTACAGGAGCCATGTATCATGATATCGGTAAGATGGCGAATCCGGCATTCTTTACCGAAAACCAAAGCAGTATCAATCCGCACAGCCAGCTATCGTTCGACCAAAGCGCGAAAATCATTATCAATCATGTGAACGACGGTGTCAAGATCGCAGAAAAAGCAATGTTGCCAAAAGCCATCATCGATTTTATCCGTACCCATCACGGACGCGGAAAAGCCAAATACTTCTATAACTCTTTCAAAAACCAGTATCCCGACCGCGAAATAGACGAAGAGGCTTTCACCTATCCGGGGCCGAACCCGTTCTCGAAAGAGACTGCCGTCCTGATGATGGCTGATTCCGTAGAAGCGGCCTCCCGTAGCCTGAAAGAACACACGGAAGAAAACATTCGTGCCTTAGTCGACAAGATCATAGACGGACAGATTGCCGACGGACTGATGCGTAATGCCCCGCTGACGTTCAAGGATGTGGAAACGGTTAAGAATGTCTTTGTGGAAAAACTGAAGATCATGTACCATACACGAATCAGTTATCCGGATTTGAAGAAATAAACTGTACAAGCTCATCCAGTAGCCCAGCGCAAGCATCCTCCAGCAGATCAAGGACCAGCTCGAAACCTTCCGCTCCACTATAGTACGGATCGGGGACATGGTCATACAGCTTGTTCTGGGAATATTCCGTCATCTGATGTATCTTTTCCACGGATTCCAAATCCGGGGCTTTCCGTTTCAGATCGTCTATGTTACGGTTGTCCATTCCGATAATCAGGTCGAAGTCGAAAAAGTCTTCCGTACATACCGGACGGGAGACCGAATCTAACTTATATCCCCTACGGGCCGCATGCGAGCGCATACGCGGATCGGCTTTTTCTCCTGCGTGATACCCAATAATACCGGCAGAATCGATCTTGATCCGGCCATCCAGTCCCGCATCCTGAACCAACTTCTTCATCACGGCCTCAGCCGACGGTGACCGGCAAATATTTCCCAGACACACAAACAATATCTTATATTCTCCTTTCTTCTCTTCCATCATTCTTAATTTACAATTTACACCGGGGGATTAATCCCCCGGCTATTGACTCGGGATTAATTTCTCCTGACAACCGACTCTCAAGCCGGATCTACATCATAGTGCACGATCAACTGCTTAAACGGCAAGTAGCGTTGCATTTCAGTGTGTACCGATTCCAGTATCTCACGTACCGGAGCAATCGCGGCGGCAATCTCTATCTTTAAAACGATTTTCCGGATATGGAGAGTTTGCACACGGGTTATCGGCGGAGTGACCGGACCCAGCACGCGTTCGCCCAAACGACGGCGCAGGTTCTCGGCATACAAAACAGATAGTTCCTGCAGGATCGAATCATTCCGGCTACGCAAGACTATCACTATCAAACGATAGTAAGGCGGATAACGGAACATGCTCCGCTCACCCAATTGAAGACGTACCATTTCCTTATAGGCGAAACGTTCTACCATCCTGATTAGCGGATGGTCAGGCTGAGAAG from Parabacteroides merdae ATCC 43184 includes the following:
- a CDS encoding low molecular weight protein-tyrosine-phosphatase produces the protein MMEEKKGEYKILFVCLGNICRSPSAEAVMKKLVQDAGLDGRIKIDSAGIIGYHAGEKADPRMRSHAARRGYKLDSVSRPVCTEDFFDFDLIIGMDNRNIDDLKRKAPDLESVEKIHQMTEYSQNKLYDHVPDPYYSGAEGFELVLDLLEDACAGLLDELVQFISSNPDN